The genomic region GCCGGGGCTCAGCCCGGGGGATCAGTGCAGGGGATCAGTACCGGGGCGCCGGGTTCGGGAGGCGGGTCTGGAGGCAGGTCAGCGGCCGAGCGGCAGCCGCCGGCCGTTCAGCTCGCCGGCGGGAGTGCTGAAGAGCCCGACGGCGGCCGCCGCCAGGTCGGCCACATCCGTGAAGCCCGGGAACGTGCGCTCGGGGGCCTTGGCCCGCATGGCAGGGTCGACGAGGGCCTTCACCACGAAGATGACCGCGGCGCTGTGCAGCTCCGCTTCCGCTTCTGTCGGGCCGGCATTCTGCGCGGTTTTCTGTGCTGTTTTCTCAGCGGTGCCGTCATCGGTCGGGCCGGGACCGGCGGTCGCCGCGCGGGCCCGCCGGAAGCCGTCGGCCACCGCCAGTGTCCAGGCTTCCGCTGCGGCCTTGGCCGCGGCGTAGCTGGCGCCTCCGGCCGTCGGGGCGCTCACGGCCGTGGAGGACACCATGGCAAAGCGTCCGGTGTCCGAGGCGGCGAGGTCATCGAAGAAGACGCGGGTGACGTTCCGCAGCGTGGTGACCGCGTTGCGTTCCAGGAAGTCCCAGTCGTCGTCGCTCTGGTCCGTGATGCCTTTCGCGCCGCGCCAGCCGCCCACGAGGTGGATGACGCCGTCGACGGTTCCCGCCATCCCGGTCACCGTCTCCCGCAAGGCGCGGACGCCGCCCAGGCTGGTGAGGTCGCAGACGAGCGGCGTGACGCCGCTGCCGGCTTCGGCGGCGGCCGCCTCGATGCGGGCGGCTTCCGAGCCGACCGTGAAGACCCTGTGGCCGGCGTCGCGCAGGGCGCGGGCCGTCGCGATTCCCGACGGCCCGCTGCCCCCCGTGACCAGCACGTTCAAAGTGCCTCTGGCACTCATTCGGCGTTCAGGGCTTGGGTGCCGCTGCCGGACTCAGACCCGGTGTCCGAGGAACCCGTGATGCCGGCGGTGGACTCGATGACCGGGCGCATCTTCTTCTCCAGGGCCTCGTAGAACATGGAGAGGGGGAACTCGTCGTCGAGGACCTGGTCCGTGAGGCCGCGCGGCGGGCCGGCCAGGGGAAGGGCCTGCGGGCCCTTGGCCCAGACGGAGGCCGGGTTGGGCGTGACCGTGCCGGAGATCAGCTCGTAGGCGGCGAGCCAGTGGGCCATCTTGGGGCGGTCGATCGAGCGCCAGTACAGTTCCTCGATCCGGGCACCGAGTTCAACTACGACGTCGGCTGCCTCGTCCCAGTCGATGCTGAGCTTGCTGTCGGTCCAGTGCAGGACGTGGTGCTGGTGCATCCACGCGAAGAGCAGCTGACCGCCGAGGCCGTCATAGTTGCGGACGCGGGTGCCGGTGATCGCGAAGCGGAAGATGCGGTCGAAGATCACGGCGTACTGGACAAGCTTGGCGTGCCGGCGCGCCTCCGGGTCGGCGTCCTCGTCCTTCTCGATCTTCACCGACTCGCGGAAGGCGGTGAGGTCGCAGCGCAGTTCCTCGAGTGAGTACAGGAAGTACGGCATGCGCTGCTTGATCATGAAGGGATCGAACGGCAGGTCGCCGCGCATGTGGGTGCGGTCGTGGATGAGGTCCCACATGACGAACGTTTCCTGCGTCAGCTCCTGGTCCTCCAGCAGAGCGGAGGCATCGTCCGGCAGCTGCAGCGAGGTGATCTCGGCGGCGGCGCGCAGGACGCGGCGAAAGCGGGCGGCCTCGCGGTCGGCGAAGATCGCACCCCACGTGAACGTCGGGGTTTCGCGGACGGCGACGGTCTCCGGGAAGAGGACGGCGGAGTTGGTGTCGTAGCCCGGGGTGAAGTCCAGGAAGCGGATCGGGACGAAGAGCTTGTTGGAGTATTCGCCCGCTTCCAGGCCGCCGACGAACTCGGGCCAGATGACCTCGATCAGAACGGCCTCGACGAAGCGGTTGCTGCTGCCGTTCTGGGTGTACATCGGGAAGACCACGAGGTGCTGCAGTCCGTTGATCCGGTGCTGCTGCGGCTGGAAGGCCTGCAGGGAATCCAGGAAGTCCGGGACGCCAAAGCCGCCGTCGGCCCAGCGGCCAAAGTCGGTGACGAGGAGTTCGAGGTAGCGGGCATCATGCGGGAAGGACGGGGCCAGCGCCTTGACCGCTGTGGTGATGGTTTCTACGTACTCGGCCGCGGCGGCGTGGGCCTCGGCATCCGGCACGGATCCGTCCTTGACCTGAAGGGCCTGA from Arthrobacter sp. NicSoilB8 harbors:
- a CDS encoding SDR family NAD(P)-dependent oxidoreductase, coding for MSARGTLNVLVTGGSGPSGIATARALRDAGHRVFTVGSEAARIEAAAAEAGSGVTPLVCDLTSLGGVRALRETVTGMAGTVDGVIHLVGGWRGAKGITDQSDDDWDFLERNAVTTLRNVTRVFFDDLAASDTGRFAMVSSTAVSAPTAGGASYAAAKAAAEAWTLAVADGFRRARAATAGPGPTDDGTAEKTAQKTAQNAGPTEAEAELHSAAVIFVVKALVDPAMRAKAPERTFPGFTDVADLAAAAVGLFSTPAGELNGRRLPLGR
- a CDS encoding DUF6421 family protein, producing the protein MTTTALTAPAQITASNQEWLRLKAAATAIQALQVKDGSVPDAEAHAAAAEYVETITTAVKALAPSFPHDARYLELLVTDFGRWADGGFGVPDFLDSLQAFQPQQHRINGLQHLVVFPMYTQNGSSNRFVEAVLIEVIWPEFVGGLEAGEYSNKLFVPIRFLDFTPGYDTNSAVLFPETVAVRETPTFTWGAIFADREAARFRRVLRAAAEITSLQLPDDASALLEDQELTQETFVMWDLIHDRTHMRGDLPFDPFMIKQRMPYFLYSLEELRCDLTAFRESVKIEKDEDADPEARRHAKLVQYAVIFDRIFRFAITGTRVRNYDGLGGQLLFAWMHQHHVLHWTDSKLSIDWDEAADVVVELGARIEELYWRSIDRPKMAHWLAAYELISGTVTPNPASVWAKGPQALPLAGPPRGLTDQVLDDEFPLSMFYEALEKKMRPVIESTAGITGSSDTGSESGSGTQALNAE